The DNA region gatagatagatagatagatagatagatagatagatagatagatagatagatatgagatagatagatagatagatagatagatagatagatagatagatagatagatatgagatagatagatagatagatagatagatagatagatagatagatagatagatagatagatagatagatagatagatatgagatagatagatatgagatagatagatagatagatatgagatagatagatagatatgagatgatagatagatagatacgagatagatagatagatagatagatagatagatagatagatagatagatagatagatatgaaatagatagatagatagatagatagatagatagatagatagatagatagatagatagatagatatgagatagatagatagatagatagaaagttcTTTTGCTCATCGATGTCTTTCTCTGCCGTTTGGACTCTACAGGGGAGATGTGACGGGAAGAATAGCGCCGCATGCAGAACCAGCAGAAACCCCACTGGACCTTCTTGTATGTCAATCGTGTCCGCCGGGCGCTAATGATAATGATCTATTACGGATCGGCAGAGTTTCGTGGTTTCCGGTGTGAACAGAAGCAACAATGCAATATTTTTCTTCACAGGGGACATGGGTGGTAGATAATTTACATGTCAATGAGGTTTGGGGGTCACTTACTTTCTACGCATGAGAGTTCTCCACAGTATTCATCTCCCTTATAATTATCTGGCTGATTGGGGAGCCATGAGCGATAATTATACATGGAACCATCATTCCACTTCCAGCGACGATTCTGAAACACGATGATGATAAATGAGGAGACTGGCGAACCCCAATATTATAATTACTGTCTGTCTGTATACTGGCGTATGCTGAGCACTAGTATACATCATAGATGACAAGTCATGCTCCCCCATTACCAATATAGTGATGATTATCTGCTGCCACCTCCATGTTACCCCCTGATACCCTGTGATCACCTGCTCGGGGTCGTGGAGTCCTATCCATACTGGCTGCTTCTTCTGATAGGCAGAAATGTGGGAGGCAATGATGTCCGCTTCTGCAGAGTCCATGATGGATGCCAAATGAGCTCCGTGGCCATATGCTTGGCAGTCATACTGTGCGGAGGAGACAAATACAAGGTTTCTGTACTAATATGCGCAGAGCACGTGCCGGGCTGTGAAAGGAGAGCAGCAAGACCGGACTATGGGACAATCAACCTGGGCTACGAAATCACCGTCCCCCACAATCATCATCTGCCTATACACAAGGCTTGCAAAGAGGTCGCTCAAAGGTCCCGAGCTGTTTGTGGGGTGCAACTAGGAAATGAAGCCATGC from Rhinoderma darwinii isolate aRhiDar2 chromosome 5 unlocalized genomic scaffold, aRhiDar2.hap1 SUPER_5_unloc_3, whole genome shotgun sequence includes:
- the LOC142689477 gene encoding regenerating islet-derived protein 4-like; translation: MAVTWCAVILLVGSLALTQVAEGGKARSSCPNGWFYYKANCYGYFRYPLSWSEAEYDCQAYGHGAHLASIMDSAEADIIASHISAYQKKQPVWIGLHDPEQNRRWKWNDGSMYNYRSWLPNQPDNYKGDEYCGELSCVERFLKWNDAPCNQAHPYVCKYKP